The genomic region CCTATCTCAAAAGTAGTTgtttatattccttttcctaCAGCtctataaataattttgaatgaGTGGGATCTGTAATGAAGTCAAAGGCATGGTGTGAAGCTGCCTTCTTGTGAATATCAGGATTTCTTACTACCCTGAGATTCAGTTCAAGCTTTCCATGTAGTTACAGCAACTTGGGGTTCTGTTACAAACAGTCCCAAAAGCTTTATAAGATATTTGCACAGCAAACTCTGGTCTtgcttgtgtgtttgttttttcttaaggtgtttaaaatctttctcttgctttaatATGACAAGCATTGCAAGACTCTGTCTTAATTTCAGAATTACAGCATTGACTGGTAGCATACTccttaaaagcaatttttagaGACATAGTTATCTGCCTTGCTCTGTAGCTTGAGGCTTCCTCATGCAAATGGATATGACCTCAGTACCTCTCCTGAGAAGAGGCTAATGCTTTGTGTTCTTGCAAGGGAACAAGTACTTTggagaaagcagcttttttaCCTGCATGCTAAAGCATAGCCAGAAGGGAAATCCTCCTTTAAGTGACCTGTGAGGAATAGAAATGAGTTACTGTATTCCCCCAGCCTCCTAGCAGTTGAGCTGGCCTCAGGAACTAGTGTTCTGAGCtggcaagaaaataattttgagacaTCCAGAGATACGTAATGAAAGTGAGGTTGATTGACCTtctacttcagtattttattgtgCAACTTCCAAGCAATAGCTGTAGCTTTTGAGACTGCAGAGGGCAAAGGGGGGAAGTTGCACTAAGACGTGACATGCTTACCTACTTTAAACTCACACTGTGGTCATGAAGGAAGAAGTCCCAAATCCTGGCTGTTTTCCCCCCTCGTTGCTATTTGCCTTCAAAATTCAAGGACTTAACAAGTCTTAACTCCAACAGAGTTACTTTCCGTCAGAACTGTGTATCTAGTGTGTGCACTGGAGTGGTTCTCCCTAATAATGTATTAAAACCAGCCCTTATTGGAAGACCGAGAACTTACTCCTCCTCATTGACCAAAATCCTGCACAGAACGCTAACTTTGCGTTGTGGCTCAGTAGGACGCCAAAGAGAAGTTACGTTGGTGAGGAATCCCATCCAAAACtggccattttctcttttcttttgtactgaGCACTTGTTAGCGAACAATATAATAGCTCACTAACAGGCTAAGTCTATCAAGAAAATGGGATACCATTTGCTGTACCTCAGGTGGAGAAACAGCTTTTGTGTCAAAATTAAAAGGCGGCTTATTCTCCGTTTTAATCTGGTTTCTAGTATGTTGGGCTTCATTGCTGGCAGTGAAATTCATCCTAGTCTGGCCCTGAATTCCCACTGCCAATCCTCCTTCTGGTATGTTAACAAACTGTTCTTCATTTCCTTGTAGGATGCAAAAGCTTGTGAAACCATCAGCTGATAAGAAGTATGTGGATTTGACAGTATCGTTTGCTCCAGAGACTGATGGAGAGGAAGACTTGCCAGGGCCGCCAGTGAGATACTACTTTGTTCAGGAAGACAATTGATGGTAGAGACACAAAAGTCACTCCTGGACCATTTGTTCTGAAAGGAGTGTGCTAATTTTCAGCTATTAAAGATGGTactatatatttctttttggtGAAGccttaattaaaatgaatggtGAAAATCAGTGGCTTTGCACTGAAGACAAACTGGATTTATGTTTCATCTGCTCCCATTTTCTTCAAACCTGTTTGCTCAAAGGAGGATTGGTCACTCCATGAGATGGAATGTCCAGTACAGTCCTTACCTTAAAGACAAGATTTGTATTAATTTGTGGGGagctgaagaaagcaagaagaatgGTGAACCTAACAAATGGTCCTCGTGTGCAAATTAGGCGCTGCTTAGAGAAGAGTgcaaaaaatgggaaaactgccATTTTATGATACTCCTGGTGTTCTAAGAACATCTCAGATCCATTTCATGTGTTACTTAATTCTCAAATAAGAATTTAATTCTTGCCATCTACATGTGAGGTTCAGTCTATCCAAAAGGTTTAAACTCCCACTTAAAAGCAGATGAACTGCTTTGTGTTGTTGGTGCTCTCTTCTGAACAGTTAGTGATGCTGTGTGTCAGAGCAGCTATCTTATGTCAGTCTCAACATGGAAACATGGGGAGGCAGGTCTTGAGTAGGTGTAAATTGTCACAGCTCCCCTGAGTCAAGAGAGCTGGAGTTGTTGATTATTTGTACTAAGGCTGTTCTTTGGGGAATACTGCAATATGGGGAAAGTGGAAACCTATTGGAGAGCTGAGTTAACACTTTCAACAATAAAACTTTGTcttcaagaaagagaaaatgtttggtGTGGTTGAGCTTTTCTGCCCTCACCAAATTAAAAACACTAACAAATGATGACTTCTAAAGGAAGAGAAGGCAAATGGCTGTGGATGTTTGTCATAGCAAACTCTGTTTCCTCAGCTACTCCTTTTGGGACCATTTCCTTTTAGCGAATGGTTATGCTGTATGCATGTCCACAGCACAAGTCTGAGTTGCACTGAACACTGAAGTTTTTATCATCAGTCAGTTACTAGGATATCTAGGTATAAAGAATCTGCTTAATCAGAAATAATTAGGGACTAGCTTTGCTGCTATGGTGAGGCAGAGCTGTGTTACAGAAACATCTGTGACACCAccttattttcttcatcatttAAACACTGGATAGTTGAGCTggtagttcttttttttctcccaatgATGATAGAGTGGAGTGAGGTTAGAATAAAAACCTATGAACTGGAAAAccttttaatgtgtttaagCCTTAGAGATTGTGACTGCACATTATCTCCTGCAGCTGTTGCAAAAGCTATTGACTACTTAGCTATTTATCCTTGATCATAATTTATTAAGCTTTAGGGATATCTTCACATTTAATGAACATTATTGGTCAGGAATAttacctctccttttttcccttctcgGTTAGTTGTAGTCAGGAGTAACAGCTACTAGGCTGGGAACTTGAACACCAAGATGTATGGAACCGAATAGCTGGAATCAACACAATTATTCCAATATTTGGGATTTAGTCTTACGTGCAGGGTATCTTCTGGAAGGTATATATAGTTTTACAGTCAGTCTAGTTTATAGATATAATTTTCTAGATTaataatactgctttttaaattacctaagttatttctttttttttttttttttttaagaacttcttTTAGAGAAACTTtttgaaacaggagaaaagatgtCTACATTTAGAGTGCAGAGAGGGCACAAGCAGACAGTAAGTTTCCACTTCCAAATgactaaaatgtatttcactgtGGCAGCATTAGAATCTGAACTCTGACCTGAAATCGCAAATCAGTGCTAAGGATCACTTAAAGGTTTAGGTCAAGTTGAAAGCACTGTCACTTCACAGCTGGAGACTGGGAAACATGAAACTTTGAGTAAGTACACTCTGGTACGTTAGTGTGGTGTTAACATCATGCTTATGCTTTCGAAGTAAGTAGCATATAAAAATAGTAAAGTCTCAGTGCTTTTCTGGAATGCCATCTGACGGTCCTCAGGGtttacagttaattttcagaTGTCATTAATAAAAGTCATTCCATTAATTATAACGCATACAGCTTTGTGAGACCCTTCCGAAAAAGTCCaggttgaggttggcagggatTGCGGCCAGGATTTACAGACATGGCTGTATCTCTATACTGCTCTTACTAGGTGTACCTGTTGGATGGCTGTCTGTTCTATGGATGGGTTCTGCTCAGTTAAACAGTTGCTGATGGAAAAACTGGAATTGCACAATCATGCTAGATACTTTTTAGCAGacctttaaaattttatggATAGAAGTTAACCTAGGTAAAATCTTAAAAGTAATAACCTAAAGAGGACTTTATATGGAAGAACTGTGCATGTCAAATGGCtcattaaaattgtttttcatgttttaaaactttctgaatTGCTGATATGGAGAGTGAACATGTTTATACTGAATGTTGTGTAGAGTGGAGTGAGCTGATTCAGTGTGAATTTGTTTGATAGAACCCATTTCTCagtctgttgctgctttttatcAAAAGTCTCAGCAGGTGATCAGCATGATCACACTAAAAGGGCTTAATCAAACCAAGCAAATGGATTTCGGTGTGCTGGTCTTCCAGATCTCCAGCGTTGTCACTACTAGTGCTAGCAGTGCAGAGGCTCACAGCACTACCTGGAATCtgagaactgcttttttttttttttttttttttattccattgtAATGAAAGCTAGTGTGTGTCTAGGACTGTTTGATGCTCTATTCCCATGAGGCAGCTAGAGCTAGCCATCTCCCTGCAGCAGTGAAGAACTCTCTTTCCACTAGAACATTTTGAATAGCTTTCCTTCAAAATGCTATTCTTTGAAAGAGCAGTTGACTTGTAGAGATGAAGTTTTATATCAGTATTGAAGATCTTTCTCACTCAAATCCTTTCTTACAGAGTTTGCTCATATTTACACTAGCTTTCCCTTAATTTCTCACATTCTTACTAGTTGCAGGAATGTTTGTGCATGCAAAACATGAGGTATTTAGCACCCAGCTCAATTGTTTTCTGTGGTTAATCTCCATGTTTCTTTAATGCTAGGAGTAGTGAGGATTCTGTGTGAAGATCATGCTACCACTAACAAGACTGTTTTGGCAGATCTGATGGATTTAGGACTTTATTTACCTATACGAGGGGTAAAATACAcgttttcagcttttttccccacccttttCCTATGTATGGTGAATATGTGAatgtttattgaaaaaaaaaaaaaaaaaaggtgctatTCAAGAATAACGACTACATAGGAAGAACCACTCTGGCACCAGTTGTGAATGCAGAAACCCTGTCACCTTATCATGGCTGTTAAAGAATTTTAAgtcatgggtttctctaggtttactttattaacaactcagagttgggccacctCCACAGTGAATGGCAACCCTCCAAAAGTTTCTCAGTCTTATATACCTTTTTACCACGCATTATCCCAGTCCAAAATCTTTGTAAGTTTCCAGTCAAGTCTCGGTTCCCAGGTCTTATTGTTCATCAAAGTCCTTTAATTAGTTCTTGTTTCAGCTTTCTTGTCTTGTCTGGTCCCAGTTCTCATCTTTGAGATTTCAAGGTCCGCCTCAGGTCAGTTGTCTCTTGTTCAGTTTACCTTGAAGTCCCGTATCTGCACAATTCTGAGAAAACCCTCAAGTTGTTCCATTAACTATTAGACATCTATCTCTACAAGCTCTGCATGTTTTAATCTTTTGCCAGCAAAGCACCTGcttcttgctgatttttcatcttttgttcaACCTGTCTCTACTGATTAGCTTGACTGGGTTTTAGACCAATCGTGGGTTGGGGCTATACAGGGAGGCAGGCTGAAAACACTGTTCATGGCCTGTTGAGCAGCTCTGTTGCCTATCATATTTTCCAGGTAGCTCATTCTATTATTAAATCTATTGACTTATTCTACAACGGCATCTCACATCCTGAAACAATGTAGGTTTGAGCTAGGCAGAGAGTTTGTATATCTGTTGGACTTGTGTCAAACATAAATAAAGGCTTTAGATAAGTTCATGTTCTTACTTTTTCTTATGTCTTTGAAACAATGTGGCTGTAGGCCAGTTATTTGAAGATGGGAACTGAATTTCAGGCAAATGCAACGGGCTTATTAGCTTGAAAGGTTTATCCATCCATGTTAATTATCTCTTCTTTTGCAATTACAGAAAGCATactctgctgcagcacagtgcagcaaACTAAACCTTTGTCCAAAGGTTGGTAAGTTTTGACCAGATAGCTTTTGagagtttatttttagtaaatatGTCTTTTGTGTGGTCGATGAAGTAGCTGGCGTGAGTGTTTATCCATGCTGCAGAAAACCTATTGAGGCTCGAGCTTAGAGGTGCAATGAGTTACAGCATTGATAACACCAACAGAACTGTTTTGCTCGTAAGTGAATCATTTTGCATGGCAAACGTGAAATACGGTGAAGAAGTGTTGTTCCCACTTCTCACAGCAACACACAAGTTTCAATTTCATACTGAGGAAAAGCTGCAACTCTAACCTGATACACACTGAGCAGCACCATCTTCACAAGTGGTCTTAagtattttcatgaaaagaaagtGCTAATGTCTCATGTTATGTTGTACTTTTATAAATACAGTGGGTGTGCCTTCATATGGTCACACATAATCTCaggcattcttttaaaataaccttcCCAAGCCTTGACTGACTTCCATAATCCGTGAAACAAGTAATAATTCATATGTGATTCACAGCTGATATCAAAGGAACATGATGATCAATCTTGGTCTGGAAATAAGAGGAACTCTACCTAGAGCGCTCCCTGTGTGTGTAGTGAAGGCACTAGCTGCTTTGGTACCTAGATCATAGCTGTCTTCAGCTGAGCTCTGTGAATGCTCCTCCAACCACTGTCAGAGAAGAGGTGCGGTTtatttggttggggtttttttaaagaaaaaagccaggCTCTGGAGCTAGTCATCACTAACTATGAAAGAGTGTAGCTCAGCAGCGGGTACCCATCCTGTAAGCACTTTATTCAGtccagctgcctggcagaactTAGCGGCTAAAAATACTAAACTTGGATCTTACTGCTGATCACTTTAAGTTGCTTGTTTTGAAGGCTGGATCCCCAGTTTCCAAGAAGATGGATGCTATGCCTGAGGCTTGATGGGGTTCCACAGCTGTTTGGTATGATCAGCAGGGCTCTTCACAtgccctgctgccttcccttaTTACCAGCTGTGCAGTCTCATCCTCCTGTGCAGTCACTGGGGCTTGTCTCAGCCCATGAAGAAGGCAGTTCAGAGAGCTTAACCAACACAGACACTAACTTATTTTTGTTTCGTTTCCTGAAGTAGCCCACAGCAGGGTCTAATGAACACCCCTGCTGACATGTAGAAGGGGTAGGAATGTTCAGCTGGGCAGGAAGATGTCTCAGTTTGCTTGAATTTATGCCCTCCCTTGGTTGCATGACATGGGAGATGCCCCAGCTGCCTTACTCTGGATGTTCTAGGTCCTGTAAGGCTTGCGTGACCTTGCAACCAGGAACCAGGTTGAGAACCAGGAACCTCCAGTTTAAGCTACTCAGacttgtatttttctgctttttggtcTGTATTGAACCTCTGGCAATGCTCAAAGCCCCAGCAGGGGTGAGGCGTCCCTGCTGTCTCTGTGGGATGTCATAAATGGCACTGACACTGTTACAAGTGAGTAGACAAGAAATGGGGTTTTTAACACTAAAAGTTTATTGCATTGTGAGCCAGTGACAGAATTGAGCCCACAAACACTGTCTGcctaatttcatatttttctattGCATTTTGCAGGGGCAGTGCATCCTCTCTTTCCcactcctgtttttttttcctttttctgtatttaatctTCTGCAGGAATTGGGGTTACTTGCCCTCCCCAAATCTCGGAAGTTTCTCTGGGAGAAGCTGTATCACATTCTTGGTTTAGGGCCAACAGAGCTGTTCTAGAAATTGAGAAAGAGCTTGGGGAATGCCTTCTGTTTATCTTCAATAGTGTGGAgttcctgtgctgcttctcctgcctctttcttttAGCAGGACCATTCCTGTGTGTGCCTTCAGCAACCAGCTTGCTTTCAGAACACTGGGTCCTCTGCAGTGCGTGTCTGCATGACAAACGGCTTCAGTTTCCCTCGAGTTTGGGTCACAAAGTAATCAATAACATCCTGAAGGCTTGGGAGTGTCACCTGttccaccaaaaccaaaaaacacccagacaaacaaacaaaaaaaccaaaaccaccaaataAAACATGCTACCTGTGTTGagaatacattttcaaaaatgtgcTGGCAAGCTGAAACACCTAGCAACATTTCTCAAACAACTGGTACTGGATTTACAGCCAGCATTTGGATGCAGTGAGGTCTAGGGCAGCCTGCTGCAATTGATGTTAACATTTTGACCCTTGAACATATAACTCCTTCCCTTCCATCAAATGAGTAAACAAACCAGAAGTGAGATTGCTCTCTGCACTGTTACGCTCTTCAATGACTGCTGGTGCTTTTTTCAGCAGATGGTGTAACAGCAGATGCTTTTTCAAACCCAATAGGATGTTTCTCAGGCCATGAGTTAAACATGTCTTAAgtggaagaaaactgttttaaaccAAATAACAGGGTCCATACAGTCTTGCTCACACTTCAACTAaggtaattttatttctcaaagtTACATGGAGTACGTTTTGAACTTCCTCTAGCTGCAATGAGAGCTCAGTTTTCATACTTAGTACTGAAGCCtgagttgaaaaaaaaagaattaagcaaTCTTGGGTGTTTTGTGagtggtttgatttttatttttgttagaagATGctgatgtggggtttttttttctatttttctagtTCTTAAAAAACCAACTTGTTCTTTGAGATCAGGTTAGTTGGACTAACAGGAGAGGTGAACTCTCCGCATACTTTGCTTTGACTCACAAATCATAGTTAGGAATTTACTAGGGCTTTTATAATTTTCTGCAAAGTGATACTTCTTAACACCTGCTTAAGAATCTTCAACAAGGGAATTTACTCACCTGTCTTTCCAATTCGACAATGTAACTTGTTCCTGTGGACATCACTTTGTAGTGCTTTAAGCGTGgggcactgaaagaaaataaaagttgatATGCTGcctgaaatgaaatacttttgATGTATTGTTGTCATAATAAACTCCTCTGTAGGAGCAATGGGTGTGCTTTGTAATATCCCCAGAGCTTACTGAAGTGTGTggcagggtttgttttttcccattttagttTAGAAACACTGAGAACTGCAAATGTCATTCCTGGTGTCTCAGATGCTTCTTGTTCTGAAGTTCTGCAAAAGCTAAAACATGGCAATTCAGTTGAAGTGTGGTGTGTGTATTTGGATTAAGTTACTGTTTGAAAATACTTGtctcattttttgttgttcattttaCAAAGGGGTGCAGCTTGTtccattttcattctgtgtgaTGATTTCTTAAACTGAGTAGGGTCTCACGGCAAACAGGGGAAGCCCATTTACACAAGGAAATGGACTTTTGCTGGCTGATCTTTATTGCTTCTTTGTTAATCTAACTGGCTTTGGAGGAGGAGAGAACCAAGAAATCGGTCTCAGGCCTGCCCCTGCTGcctcattttcctttatcaaaatAGCCTGAAGGCAAGGCATGTGTTTCACTTGTCAACTCTGGGTATTAAGAATTCAGTTTTTAATACAGTGCATACTAGTTAAGACTGAGAAAATATACCGTGGAATCAACCTACTCCAGCTCGTGTCGGATAGTGATTGCGTAGTTCTTGCTGTCGCTGCTGGGACGCAGGATTAAATTCCCACATGAAGGGTTCTTTTCTAAcatctctgttgctttttgccAAGACACTGCATAGAAACACCTTCAtagaagggaggagagaaacgGCATGAATGTGAGTTACACTAGCAAGGCCACATCATTCTGAGCTGCATGAAGAGACGTGGTCTACCAGGCTAACACCTCTTCATAATGCTAGGCTTATCCAGGGTAACTAGCCATGGCTGCCAAGAGGCGTGACATCTGAGGGACTCTTGCTCATTAATGCTACTACAAGAGCATACTTCAGGACAGCAGTGCTTTGGCCTTCTCAGAGAGAAAGTGAAGCTTTCGTACAGGTATGATGCTTTCTGGACCCTTGGAAAGAATGTGAGAAGTGTAACCTGGATTTACCTTGAATTTCTCAATGGTAATCAGCATTTTCTCAGAAGGGCATATACAGCAGCCCAATGTGTGgctttctgaaaagttttttaaGCATAGCAATATGCTGCATGCAGCCTTTTCAGAACAAAAGGCATGTAGGAAAGCTGCAGGAATAATCTTTCCCTTAGGAAATCCCTATAAAGGTCTTAAGGTAGATTTTGTTCATTTAATATTATAAAAACCTTGTGCAACAGCTGAATTTTGAACCTCTGCATGGAAATAATACTTtgaaagaagaagggaaggcTCTTTAGTCAGGTTGGGGTTTGCATAGTTCAGTGAGAGCTTACGCTGGCATAGTGGTCAATGTACTGCTGGGAGGGCTTTTGCTGTTCAAGGATGCGCTGGAACAGTTGTTAAGCAtaatccttcttttcttttccttctctagcACTTCATGCATTCTTGTAACTTGCCCAGGTAGTAATGACTCATCTGGTGGAACAGacagctgaaaatgaacagcgtaattgaaaagaaaatgagagagtGGACAAACATTGTGAGGAATCGCTTCTGTGTGTGCATCATAACTAATCTCTGAGCGCAACTGTGCAGAAATCTTTCTTACCTGCTTGGTTTAAGCAGCTGTGATAATCCAGAAGGTTTGGATATGCCTCTGCTTTGGATAAAATGTTGCACATGTGTTTTTTATTAGAATAGTGAAATCAGGATATCTGTGTCCTGATTTAGAAAAGGTGTGCATTGACGGAAGTGGAAATGATGTAAGAATCCACAATGGTATTTTGTAGTCGCTATA from Aquila chrysaetos chrysaetos chromosome 1, bAquChr1.4, whole genome shotgun sequence harbors:
- the STAP1 gene encoding signal-transducing adaptor protein 1, with protein sequence MLRGIREHPEEIPQPAPRWIFQERQSITGLPLYFQGYLSVRHKKCQEFRVYWTELRGTMLFLYDDKKAPTYSHKLDISTLTSATNVYPDENGSGQFILMLSNEEVELKANDCECGKEWKGFILTVTKLSVPPDESLLPGQVTRMHEVLEKEKKRRIMLNNCSSASLNSKSPPSSTLTTMPACFYAVSWQKATEMLEKNPSCGNLILRPSSDSKNYAITIRHELDAPRLKHYKVMSTGTSYIVELERQVTLPSLQDVIDYFVTQTRGKLKPFVMQTRTAEDPVF